In Homo sapiens chromosome 6 genomic patch of type NOVEL, GRCh38.p14 PATCHES HSCHR6_1_CTG1, the following proteins share a genomic window:
- the ABT1 gene encoding activator of basal transcription 1, whose product MEAEESEKAATEQEPLEGTEQTLDAEEEQEESEEAACGSKKRVVPGIVYLGHIPPRFRPLHVRNLLSAYGEVGRVFFQAEDRFVRRKKKAAAAAGGKKRSYTKDYTEGWVEFRDKRIAKRVAASLHNTPMGARRRSPFRYDLWNLKYLHRFTWSHLSEHLAFERQVRRQRLRAEVAQAKRETDFYLQSVERGQRFLAADGDPARPDGSWTFAQRPTEQELRARKAARPGGRERARLATAQDKARSNKGLLARIFGAPPPSESMEGPSLVRDS is encoded by the exons ATGGAGGCAGAGGAATCGGAGAAGGCCGCAACGGAGCAAGAGCCGCTGGAAGGGACAGAACAGACACTAGATgcggaggaggagcaggaggaatcCGAAGAAGCGGCCTGTGGCAGCAAGAAGCGGGTAGTGCCAGGTATTGTGTACCTGGGCCATATCCCGCCGCGCTTCCGGCCCCTGCACGTCCGCAACCTTCTCAGCGCCTATGGCGAGGTCGGACGCGTCTTCTTTCAGGCTGAGG ACCGGTTCGTGAGACGCAAGAAGAAGGCAGCAGCAGCTGCCGGAGGGAAAAAGCGGTCCTACACCAAGGACTACACCGAGGGATGGGTGGAGTTCCGTGACAAGCGCATAGCCAAGCGCGTGGCGGCCAGTCTACACAACACGCCTATGGGTGCCCGCAGGCGCAGCCCCTTCCGTTATGATCTTTGGAACCTCAAG TACTTGCACCGTTTCACCTGGTCCCACCTCAGCGAGCACCTCGCCTTTGAGCGCCAGGTGCGCAGGCAGCGCTTGAGAGCGGAGGTTGCTCAAGCCAAGCGTGAGACCGACTTCTATCTTCAAAGTGTGGAACGGGGACAACGCTTTCTTGCGGCCGATGGGGACCCTGCTCGCCCAGATGGCTCCTGGACATTTGCCCAGCGTCCTACTGAGCAGGAACTGAGGGCCCGTAAAGCAGCACGGCCAGGGGGACGTGAACGGGCTCGCCTGGCAACTGCCCAGGACAAGGCCCGCTCCAACAAAGGGCTCCTGGCCAGGATCTTTGGAGCCCCGCCACCCTCAGAGAGCATGGAGGGACCTTCCCTTGTCAGGGACTCCTGA